A single genomic interval of Spinacia oleracea cultivar Varoflay chromosome 6, BTI_SOV_V1, whole genome shotgun sequence harbors:
- the LOC130463235 gene encoding protein FAR1-RELATED SEQUENCE 1-like → MVPCAKQRLLFSWDFRSTEKQAEFSCSKSVPSSALPLSGLLKHASEVYTLSLFRDFEEEFGYSIATTAKLIWKQEYTEFYVVSIDEEPWSPERVTYIHESQTVSCTCKNFEASRWLCYHCIRILHLHSVNRIPEQYIKKRWTKSAKSSVWNKLENEKPEEVQYTPWRQTMARKYYNLILKSQSNEETRTLIEDGYAASVSLVDELLASLNVSNTDDASTTETSATAAPQTSATAAPETNATAAYETNSAPAGTHATTTSDTSVQQATSSEPATNTTTEPPMVLDPKRCTTKGRNKRPRGLFVKKKKGKTAAPPTADFGTITPNLRLF, encoded by the exons ATGGTGCCCTGCGCTAAGCAAAGACTTCTTTTCAGCTGGGATTTT AGAAGTACAGAAAAGCAAGCTGAATTCTCTTGTAGTAAATCGGTTCCATCCTCGGCTTTACCACTATCTGGATTGCTGAAACATGCATCAGAAGTTTACACGTTGTCACTATTCAGAGACTTTGAGGAGGAATTTGGATATTCAATTGCAACAACAGCAAAATTAATTTGGAAACAAG AATATACTGAGTTCTATGTTGTGTCCATTGATGAAGAACCTTGGTCTCCAGAGAGAGTAACATACATCCACGAGAGCCAAACAGTATCATGTACGTGTAAAAACTTTGAAGCTTCGAGATGGTTGTGCTACCACTGCATTAGGATATTGCACCTTCATTCGGTTAACCGGATTCCAGAACAGTACATCAAAAAGAGGTGGACAAAATCTGCCAAGTCATCAGTTTGGAACaaattagaaaatgaaaaacCAGAAGAGGTGCAGTACACACCTTGGCGCCAAACCATGGCTAGGAAATACTACAACCTTATCTTGAAAAGCCAGTCAAATGAGGAGACAAGAACCCTTATAGAGGATGGTTATGCCGCTAGTGTGTCTCTGGTTGATGAACTTCTAGCGTCATTAAATGTTTCAAACACTGACGACGCTTCAACCACAGAAACAAGTGCAACAGCAGCACCTCAAACAAGTGCAACAGCAGCACCTGAAACAAATGCAACAGCAGCATATGAAACAAACTCAGCACCAGCAG GTACTCATGCAACAACAACAAGTGATACAAGTGTACAACAAGCAACAAGTTCTGAACCTGCAACAAACACAACAACTGAACCTCCTATGGTGTTGGATCCTAAACGTTGCACAACAAAAGGAAGGAACAAAAGACCACGAGGACTGTTTGTCAAAAAGAAGAAGGGAAAAACTGCAGCGCCTCCAACAGCAGACTTTGGAACAATAACTCCAAATTTGAGATTATTTTGA